AGAGCGTGCCGTGCGTGCAGCAAAAAAGAAACATCATGTGCTGCTTCTAGGTGAAGAAGGTACGGGAAAGCAGCGCTTTGCACACGGTATCCATCAGGCAAGTGCTCGATCGAAAGGGCCTTTAATCTCTATTCACTGCAAGGATATCCATCCCGAGCTCTTAGGACAGGAGCTCTTTGGGATTGCTTTGTCCGCGGAGGTCAGTCGTCCGGGAAAACTTGAGCTTGCCTCCGGAGGAAGTCTTTTCATCAGTGAAATTGAAAGTCTGCCCAAGGCGATGATGCAGTCGCTGGCAAAGGCTCTTCGCGAGGGGCATGTAAAGCGTCTCGGGGAGCACGTAATGCGTACAATTGATGTGCGCATTATCGCGGCGAGCGCAAGAGACATCAAGAAAATGGTCGAGCAATCGACCTTTGATGCGGATCTGTATGAGATCTTGAGCAAAAGTATTTTACGGCTGCCGACGCTGCGCAGCCGTATGGAGGATATACGTTTGCTCGCCAATCATATCCTGTGGGAGCTGTCCGGTCAGCATCATTTACCGGAAAAACATCTGGCAAAAGCGGCGGAGAAGAAACTGTCCGCATATGATTGGCCCGGAAATGTAAAGCAGCTGCAGCATGTGCTGGAATATGCCTTCTTTCATACAGAGAATGCGGTCATTGAGGCGGAAGACATTCAGATTATGGGAAATGTCCGCCCGTCCAGTCCGTGGAAGGAAGAGCGGGAAGTCTTCGTCAAAGCGTGGGAAGCGGCAGGGCATAATGTCAGTCGTTTGGCGAACCTATTAAATGTCAGCCGTGTGACACTCTATCGGTATCTGAAGAAATATGGACTTGAAAAATAAGAGGAGCAGAAGGAGTTTATCGATTGCGTTTGCGTAGAAAGCCTTGGATTGATGAGGCAATACATGAGTATAGAGATTTTGTTTTTCCGAAGGATGCACCGGTCGACGCATCAGCAAAGGGAAGATGGAGAGAAATATTCGGCAGAGAGGCATCTCTTTCCGTTGAACTGGGGACGGGAAAAGGAGACTTCATCACAGCGCTCGCTGCACGCCATCCGGAGCAAAATTTCCTGGGCATTGAGATGCAGCAGGGCGTACTGTATTTGGCAGCGAAAAAAGTCGCTGAGCAGGAGCTCAAAAATGTGCGGCTTGCCGTATTTGATATCCACCATTTAGAGGATGTTTTTGCTCCGGGAGAGATTCAACGCATATACCTGAACTTCTGTGATCCTTGGCCGAAGAAACGACATGCGAAGCGTCGACTGACACATCGAAATTTCCTTATGCGCTATCAGAAGCTTCTGGCACCCAGAGGAGAGATGCACTTCAAGACGGATAATCGGCCGCTCTTTGATTTCTCTATCGAGGAGTTTGCAGCTATGAATCTGAAGGTGAGTGAGCTGTCTTTTGATCTTCATGCGGAAGAGAGGCCGGAGAATATCGAGACGGAATATGAGCGCAAATTCAACGCATTGGGTGAAAAAATCAATCGATGCGTCGTGACGTTCCCGTGATAAGATGTGCGTCGTGAAAGAAGGTGTGTGTTTGTGGCGCAGCCTGTAGAAAAGCCGAAAAAGGTGTTTTGGGTCAGCGATATGGAGGCGGTATTGACCGTATTCCTTGTGCTGCTTGTCTTGGGGACAATGAATGTTTTCAGCTCCAGCTTTATCATGGCGCAGGTGAACTATGACCAGCCGTATTACTATTTCCTCTATCGACAGCTTATCAATCTGGCCGTTGGCTTTGTCTGCTTTATCATTGCCTGTCGTGTTGACTATCATCGATGGCGTGATTGGATCGTTCCCGTTGTATTGCTGACGATTGTGGCGCTTGTTGTCGTACTTGTGGCAGGCGTAGAGGTCAATGGATCAAAGCGATGGCTGAGCTTGGGGCCGCTGCCGCAGATACAGCCGGCAGAAATCGCGAAGCTCGTCGCGCTTATGCTGGTCGCAGCCTATGCGGCACATCGTGTGCACAACAATCTGCGAATCAATATCATCAATCCGCAGATGGCGATCATCGCTTTGATGGCGGCGTTGATTGAATTGGAACCCGATGGCGGCACGATGTCCATCGTATTGGCTGTGCCGTTTCTCGTCCTGATGATTGCCGGCCTGCACAAGTGGAAGGTCATATCTACAATCACTCTTGGAATCATAGGAATTGCGGCGCTCTCCATCGTGCAGCCGTACCGCATGGAACGATTCAAGGTGCTGTTAGATCCGTGGGCGGATGCACAGGGAATCGGTTATCAGACGGTGCAGTCGCTCTCCGCCATCGGGTCGGGCGGGCTCACGGGCATGGGACTGGGCATGGGGGTAAGTAAGTACAGCTATCTGCCGGAGGCACACACGGATTTTGCATTCGCGATCTTTAGCCAGGAGACGGGATTTCTCGGGGTGACACTGATGCTCTTCCTGTTCGCTGCTTTGACCATCTACGGAGCGAGGATTGCCAATGCAGCACAGGATGCTTACGGGCAGTTCCTGGCAGCCGGGGTATTGCTCCTGATTGTGACACAGGCTATCATCAATCTTCTGATGGTTGCCGGGATTTTGCCTGTCATTGGCGTACCGCTACCGTTCATCAGCTACGGAGGGACATCTCTTATGGTAAGTATGGCGAGTATAGGGATACTTATCAACATCGGGCACCAAAGCGCACGCGCAGCCAAAAAGAGAGAAAGAGAAGAACGGCTGAAGGGAATACAAGAGACTCTCGAGACGAAGCAGGGAAGGTCTCGTCATCTGGAGCTTGTAAAGTAGAGTTTGCGCCAATCAAGGTTTCGGCGTCATAGGTGTAATTACGCCGAAGTGGTAACCGCGATCTTTAAAGAGACGGATGATGCCCGGAAGAGCGTCAACTGTCTCTTTTTGTGTGCCGGAGGCATGCATCAAAAGAATGATGGAGCTTGCATGGGTCATGGAGGCTAATTGCGTGCGAACATTTTCCAAGAGCGCTGCAGCCGTGAATGCTTCCCCTGTGGCATCGCCATTGGACATATTCCAATCGTGGCTGGCGTATCCGTTCTTGGTGAGAAGCTCCCTATAGGCGGGTGTGAAGTTGCCCGTTTCCCCTCCGGGTGCACGCAAAATCAAGGGACGCACACCGAGGATCCGATGGATGATCATGTCCGTTGCATCGATGCTGGCGAGAAAGCTCTCCGGAGAGGCGTAAACTGTATTGTAATCGTGGTCGTAGCTGTGGTTGCCAATGGCATGATGCTCCCGATAGATACGGCGCAGTACATCAGGATGTGCCTCGACATTCTTTCCGACGACGTAAAATGTCGCGGGAACACCTTCACGATGGAGGATATCAAGAATTTGTGGGGTATTGACAGAATCAGGCCCGTCATCGAAGGTGAGATAGACA
This portion of the Selenomonas sp. TAMA-11512 genome encodes:
- a CDS encoding polysaccharide deacetylase family protein, which codes for MRACLYVFSLLLMLCFLTGCKENTAPTVENLQENTPFIVLASDDYTNLHLNNPGIPVYDPYTRKERIDKGLSLSLPTLRRTSNEQIVYLTFDDGPDSVNTPQILDILHREGVPATFYVVGKNVEAHPDVLRRIYREHHAIGNHSYDHDYNTVYASPESFLASIDATDMIIHRILGVRPLILRAPGGETGNFTPAYRELLTKNGYASHDWNMSNGDATGEAFTAAALLENVRTQLASMTHASSIILLMHASGTQKETVDALPGIIRLFKDRGYHFGVITPMTPKP
- the trmB gene encoding tRNA (guanosine(46)-N7)-methyltransferase TrmB produces the protein MRLRRKPWIDEAIHEYRDFVFPKDAPVDASAKGRWREIFGREASLSVELGTGKGDFITALAARHPEQNFLGIEMQQGVLYLAAKKVAEQELKNVRLAVFDIHHLEDVFAPGEIQRIYLNFCDPWPKKRHAKRRLTHRNFLMRYQKLLAPRGEMHFKTDNRPLFDFSIEEFAAMNLKVSELSFDLHAEERPENIETEYERKFNALGEKINRCVVTFP
- a CDS encoding FtsW/RodA/SpoVE family cell cycle protein; translation: MAQPVEKPKKVFWVSDMEAVLTVFLVLLVLGTMNVFSSSFIMAQVNYDQPYYYFLYRQLINLAVGFVCFIIACRVDYHRWRDWIVPVVLLTIVALVVVLVAGVEVNGSKRWLSLGPLPQIQPAEIAKLVALMLVAAYAAHRVHNNLRINIINPQMAIIALMAALIELEPDGGTMSIVLAVPFLVLMIAGLHKWKVISTITLGIIGIAALSIVQPYRMERFKVLLDPWADAQGIGYQTVQSLSAIGSGGLTGMGLGMGVSKYSYLPEAHTDFAFAIFSQETGFLGVTLMLFLFAALTIYGARIANAAQDAYGQFLAAGVLLLIVTQAIINLLMVAGILPVIGVPLPFISYGGTSLMVSMASIGILINIGHQSARAAKKREREERLKGIQETLETKQGRSRHLELVK
- a CDS encoding sigma 54-interacting transcriptional regulator yields the protein MSKQKHSDAITYFDLLLEPVLYFFSAQRIEIMLLDADNQILCSSGGEACVPISKSRQREIFLPIYINGEETYRLRALSKERKSADQGTVTALLLLLQHSLQLAIEQGQKLTAREKLLDAAPVAFYHVLPDSEIAYANQLGKERLARIGADSNDVVGQRLSDLIHNYQATPIYRGAAGIPSYNQEVTWVTDARTYEDITTVVPIDTTLSNEGQSVVTVSMPIEDLRSLVAHTAGYTAKYSLSSLVGESSVLQEIRERAVRAAKKKHHVLLLGEEGTGKQRFAHGIHQASARSKGPLISIHCKDIHPELLGQELFGIALSAEVSRPGKLELASGGSLFISEIESLPKAMMQSLAKALREGHVKRLGEHVMRTIDVRIIAASARDIKKMVEQSTFDADLYEILSKSILRLPTLRSRMEDIRLLANHILWELSGQHHLPEKHLAKAAEKKLSAYDWPGNVKQLQHVLEYAFFHTENAVIEAEDIQIMGNVRPSSPWKEEREVFVKAWEAAGHNVSRLANLLNVSRVTLYRYLKKYGLEK